A stretch of DNA from Tigriopus californicus strain San Diego chromosome 11, Tcal_SD_v2.1, whole genome shotgun sequence:
AGTATGTTATAAAAAATATGCACATATGAAACTCATCTTTCAAGAAATGGCTTGCACAAGGCAGTCTAGCTGTTGATTGCGAATGTTTTGCAATTATCGCCAAGGGTTGGtgcccattcctaccaaaagAAAAGTCCACTAAAAGTTGTGCCAATTtgagcaatgaaaaatattagcATTTTTCGGAATGCCTTTGTCTCTTTTTTAGGCGTTATACAAAAAAACTAGGAAGGCAAAAAGACGTAATTGGACCTTGGattttttaaagtcattttttccatttggaaTTGCCTTTTCTTTTCTACAAGTTGTGAGTGTCAAGGACCAGACTGAGGTGTGGAGAAGATGAAAGTTGTCTTCTTTAAATTAAAATTATGACTAATAATGCCAGAAAAACGAACAAGGTGAATGTTAATCATTTATGGGAGATTTTTGGTTTGATCTGCGTACCTCATTTCAATATGAGGGGTAGTTCCGTCCGGTATTCAAGGATAATTCGATTTTTGAGTTCATGAGGACAAAATGACTCCGTACACGCAACTCGAAATAAAGCTTAcataatcaaaattgaattatatACGGGgcacttttttaaaatcaggGAACCAAAGGAAATAACCTTTTTGACATATCTAACTTTAAccttttcaagacttttttatCCCCCTACAGTTGTTAGATTTCTAGTTCGGCAAATACTATTTTGAATGGGCCTGTCCGGAGATCAAAAGGCGGTCTAAATTGATCAATcccggacttctagagatgtggactgcggatggaagccaaaatttcgtatctcttaaaccgttcatcttattccaagtcagcacttcatacgaccgcAAGAtattgttgaatagatgaccttgggcaaatttcagcccaaacctatgcttagggaactcaggagacatggtttAAGTTAtctagtaaacactacatgaaattcgaattttcggcaAGAGCAGTTGGCCGTCAAGatcgtttgcagtccatatttctagaagtggATCAATCAATATGCGACAGCAGCCTCCAAACCAGTACTGATGAGTTTGAAAGCTCTGATTGTTGAAAAATAACAATCtgtttaaaaaatgaaaacattttgtctTCTCTTATTTTCCGATCGTTTTGCATTATATGTATTATTTtgtgcatttgcatttttgaccgatttgacgggaaaaTTAGAACTTCTTCATTGgttttcccctttttcttGATTAGTTCGCTTTTAGCAACCCCTTTCAAGAATACATCTCTTCAGCtgtcaaaatcacttttttttttttagtaaatGGCGAAATGCAATTGATGCTTTCCTAATGAACTAAAGCGTTGCTGTACTCTGtagcaaaatcattcaaactTCACTAagctttttttgtaaaaataaatgTGAAGGGTTACTTTAGTAGCCTAACACGCTTTACCTTTTGCCTTCTCTCCGTACACACTTCAGGTGAGAAATAAAACATACTATAATGATTTCGTACAATAGAGTGATTTTAAAGAAAGTGCGTACACCCTAGTTTATCGTTCTTCAGCGTTTATGCGTTgtgtttgaaaaagtaaacagAGCGAAAAGTATCGAGATATATTGCGTTTctcgacattttttgcaattttttttgcacttaaaatgaatgatttttggACACTGTAGACGATCTCCTAACCTCTCCTAAATGTTATGAATCATTTTATTAAAAATTTAATCTATTAAATTATTAATTAtaatttattaaaaaaattaaaagataAACAAGTACTGAAACGGCAAGGAATTCCCACCCAGATGTTTTTTGTCTTACAATGACCGTAGACTACAATTTGGGCCCGAAGAGGATTGACAAAACGTGTGAGTGTCCGAGCGCTGTCGGTGTCCATCTTTCTTGGTAAAAATCTCCTAAAGCCAGGCCAGGGACAAGGTCAACCTCCATCATTTTAACAGTTCAGATCACATGTTCCCTTTCCTAATGAAGACAGGTTTGTGTCCCAAGACATCATAATTCCATTCCTACTGACCTAAGAGAATGCGTTCTTCTTGGATCTCATACGGGACCTCAGTGCCCCGATCCCGTTGGACTTTTTCCTTGACCAAATGCGGCGGAACCTCAACTTCCAAGACAGGCTTGAGGATTCGGTCCTTCTTTTGCATCTTCTTCAAGGCCTTGGTCAAGCGCTTGATTTTGCGCTCATCCTTGAATTTTTCCAAGGCCGGATCCATGcgcttcttctttttgccggGCAGCATGGCCAGCGGTCCACTTGTGTGAAGGCCAAGCCCACTTACACTCGCCGGAGCCCAAGCGTGACTCCAAGTCCGCCATAAGGGCGCCCGTGTTAACCCGGAATACAAGGCCCACACACTCATTATCCACGTATCCGTCTGTCCGACACCAATCACTACTGTCTACTGTTTTATATGTCTTCACCTTGTCAGCTTGGCGAAGTGTTGTTGTGTTGTTGTGGTGTTGTGGTGTTGTGGTTCATGACGACAGGCATGTCCCAGTTGGAGAGAGCACAAAAAGACCAAAGCCATCACagaatttggccaagaatATGTCGGGTGGGTTCAGGACACAGACTAGGCACGAGTTTGTAAGACCAAAATAATTACAACGTGTCTTTTACTCTCTGGGGTGAAAATTTTGGAAATTCTCCTGTGTCAATGTTCTTGTGCTGAAGTAGATGTCATACTATTTTACTGGGAAAATGAACCATAAACTGTAGTTTAGTTACGGTGACACTACGGAGAGGACCATttcaatggggtacccccgcgtggtttgacgaaattttttttgaaatgcgacagtgctagattttacccagtcgcatttcaaaatgtgcgttcacgaaacta
This window harbors:
- the LOC131890538 gene encoding large ribosomal subunit protein mL40-like translates to MSVWALYSGLTRAPLWRTWSHAWAPASVSGLGLHTSGPLAMLPGKKKKRMDPALEKFKDERKIKRLTKALKKMQKKDRILKPVLEVEVPPHLVKEKVQRDRGTEVPYEIQEERILLGKQWSRFCGNRNRKEVRQFDNVILSQQKALDVLKTLSPALHFEAIQHDPTLLPFKAKGPVYTLPIPEYIQDGEYKDVTKEFTIKYGDMKQFMTQLISNPRRRSKKQTDES